From a single Nicotiana tomentosiformis chromosome 2, ASM39032v3, whole genome shotgun sequence genomic region:
- the LOC138905847 gene encoding uncharacterized protein, which produces MEAAYKNINKILRKMVDNHKQWHERLPFALLGYRTTVCTSTGATPYLLVYGTEAVIPAEVEIPSLRIIQEAKLSDVEWIISRYEQLALIDGKRMNAVCHGQLYQNRMSRDINKRVKPRQFAPGQLVLKQIFPPQDEAKGKFSPNW; this is translated from the coding sequence ATGGAGGCCgcatacaagaatatcaacaaaatactgaggaagatggtagataaccataagcaatggcacgagaggttaccatttgccttattggggtaccggACCACAGTCTGCacatcaaccggggcaactccctatttgctggtctacggtaccgaagctgtcattcctgccgaggttgaaattccttctttaagaattatacaagaagctaaACTCAGTGATGTAGAATGGATAATAAGccgctatgaacaattagctctcattgacgggaaaagaatgaatgcagtgtgtcatggtcaactctatcagaataggATGTCCAGAGATAttaacaaaagggtcaaacctagacagttcgcaccAGGGCAGCTGGTACTGAAGCAGATCTTCCCGcctcaagatgaagccaaaggaaaattttcgCCCAATTGgtaa
- the LOC138905848 gene encoding uncharacterized protein, with protein sequence MAEYEACILGLNLAVDMNIQKLLVIGDSDLLVHQVQGEWVTKNTKILPYLYHVQDMMMRFTKIEFRHVPRIQNEFTDALATLSSMIQHPDMNFIDPIPVRIHNHPAYYAHVEEKADGNL encoded by the coding sequence atggcagaatatgaggcttgcatattggggctcaatttggccgttgacatgaatataCAGAAATTACTAGTAATCGGTGATTCAGATcttctggtacatcaggtgcagggagaatgggttacaaagaataccaagatattaccatacctatatcatgtgcaagataTGATgatgaggttcacgaagatagagtttagacatgtcccgagaatccagaatgagttcactgacgcattggccactttgtcctccatgatacaacatccagacatgaatttcatcgaccccattccggtaaggattcataatcatcCAGCTTACTACGCTCATGTTGAAGAAAAAGCAGACGGGAATCTATAG